The Ralstonia pickettii genome has a segment encoding these proteins:
- a CDS encoding heavy-metal-associated domain-containing protein, which produces MDTIELKIKGMSCGSCVSSVTHALQRVPGVDAVDVDLARGIARVSGNAQAAPAMLAALAAAGYEAESLSTGAGAKTEHAHHGDVPTGTAHKSGGCCH; this is translated from the coding sequence ATGGACACTATCGAACTGAAGATCAAGGGCATGAGCTGCGGCTCCTGCGTCTCGTCGGTTACTCATGCACTGCAGCGAGTGCCTGGTGTGGATGCCGTCGACGTGGATCTGGCGCGCGGTATCGCGCGCGTCAGCGGTAACGCCCAGGCCGCGCCCGCAATGCTGGCCGCGCTGGCAGCAGCCGGTTACGAAGCCGAGTCGCTTAGCACTGGCGCCGGAGCGAAGACGGAGCATGCCCACCATGGTGACGTCCCAACCGGCACTGCTCACAAGAGCGGTGGATGCTGCCACTGA
- a CDS encoding oleate hydratase, which yields MAEVTKNEHRSAYLVGSGIASLSAAVLLIRDAGFKGENIHILEEQQVAGGALDGSGDPHKGYVTRGGRMFTEETYVCLWNVLDSIPSLDDPKISVKQQAWAFNAEWRSDSHARLIDGQRRILDAADLGFNLHDRLEIMRLLATPEGLLHTLRIEDCFSPHFFETNFWAMWRTTFAFQNWHSAIELKRYMLRFLQEFPRIHTLAGVRRTPLNQYDAIVRPMEQWLKQQGVVFEYGTKVEDVDFVETGDGRRIGLLRVVRGGQPMAYDVRQEDLVLITIGSMTADASYGDDHHAPELVRDKRDGAWTLWETMARKEPGLGRPNAFCGNVDESKWESFTLTMRSPALVHRIETFTGNAPGTGGLMTFKDSSWLMSIVVPHAPHFAGQPKDMYTLWGYGLFVDNKGDYIDKTMAQATGQEILTELLHHLHCEDILDEVCRTTTVIPVMMPYITSEFERREPSDRPPVIPHGAKNFALLGQYVEIPQDVVFTVEYSVRGAMHAVYGLLGLKNEIPAIYHGIADPGAAFAGLKTLLS from the coding sequence ATGGCTGAGGTAACGAAGAACGAGCACCGTAGCGCATACCTGGTTGGCAGCGGCATTGCGTCATTGTCGGCTGCCGTGCTGCTGATTCGCGACGCAGGCTTCAAGGGGGAGAACATCCACATCTTGGAGGAACAGCAGGTGGCCGGTGGTGCGCTCGATGGCTCCGGTGATCCGCACAAAGGCTATGTAACTCGGGGCGGTCGCATGTTCACCGAAGAGACTTATGTCTGTCTGTGGAACGTGCTCGACAGCATTCCGTCGCTGGATGATCCGAAAATCAGTGTCAAGCAGCAGGCCTGGGCCTTCAACGCCGAATGGCGCTCGGATTCACACGCCCGGCTGATCGACGGGCAACGCCGTATCCTCGACGCTGCCGATCTGGGTTTCAACCTCCATGACCGGTTGGAGATCATGCGATTGCTGGCCACGCCAGAAGGGCTGCTGCATACGCTTCGCATTGAGGACTGTTTCTCGCCGCACTTCTTCGAGACCAACTTCTGGGCCATGTGGCGTACGACCTTCGCCTTCCAGAACTGGCACAGCGCGATCGAACTCAAACGCTATATGTTGCGCTTCTTGCAGGAGTTCCCGCGTATCCACACGTTGGCCGGCGTACGGCGCACGCCGCTGAACCAGTATGACGCGATCGTGCGGCCGATGGAGCAATGGCTGAAACAGCAGGGTGTGGTGTTCGAATATGGCACAAAGGTGGAGGATGTCGACTTTGTTGAAACCGGTGACGGCCGGCGAATTGGACTGCTGCGCGTGGTGCGCGGCGGACAGCCGATGGCCTATGACGTGCGGCAAGAGGATCTGGTGCTCATCACCATCGGCTCGATGACCGCCGACGCGTCTTATGGGGACGACCACCATGCACCGGAACTGGTGCGCGACAAACGCGATGGCGCCTGGACTCTGTGGGAGACCATGGCCCGTAAGGAACCTGGGCTCGGGCGGCCGAATGCGTTCTGTGGCAACGTCGACGAAAGCAAGTGGGAGTCGTTCACCTTGACGATGCGCAGCCCGGCGCTTGTGCACCGGATTGAGACCTTTACCGGCAATGCGCCAGGCACCGGCGGTCTGATGACGTTCAAGGATTCGAGTTGGCTGATGTCGATCGTCGTGCCTCACGCGCCGCACTTCGCCGGACAGCCGAAAGACATGTACACCCTGTGGGGCTACGGGCTCTTCGTGGACAACAAGGGCGATTACATCGACAAGACGATGGCCCAGGCAACCGGCCAGGAAATCCTCACCGAGCTGCTGCACCATTTGCATTGCGAGGACATTCTTGACGAGGTCTGTCGTACCACCACTGTGATCCCGGTGATGATGCCGTACATCACCAGCGAATTTGAGCGCCGCGAGCCTTCGGATCGGCCGCCAGTGATCCCGCACGGAGCGAAGAACTTCGCGCTGCTTGGGCAGTATGTTGAGATCCCTCAGGACGTAGTGTTCACCGTCGAATATTCGGTTCGCGGCGCGATGCACGCGGTTTATGGGCTGCTGGGCTTGAAGAACGAGATCCCGGCCATTTACCACGGGATTGCTGACCCAGGCGCTGCGTTTGCGGGCCTGAAGACGTTGTTGAGTTGA
- the ftsH gene encoding ATP-dependent zinc metalloprotease FtsH → MEPRQQQFSLWYVLVTILAMLAIQTLFVSGHVETIPYSDFKVLLKAGKLKDVAIGEQAISGTFSTEGIDNLLAKQQIEEIRREAKGDHAFSTLRVADPELVQELEAAKVRFVGQPDNKWLSTILSWVVPAVIFFGIWSFLIKRVGGAAGSMMEIGKSKAKVYMQKETGVTFADVAGIDEAKEELSEIVSFLKDPQRYQRLGGKIPKGVLLVGAPGTGKTLLAKAVAGEAGVPFFSMSGSDFVEMFVGVGAARVRDLFKQAETKAPCIIFIDELDALGKTRALNAVGGNEEREQTLNQLLVEMDGFDSNKGVIIMAATNRPEILDPALLRPGRFDRHVALDRPDLKGREQILKVHVKGVVLAPEVDLTKLAGRTPGFAGADLANLVNEAALLAARKSKQMVEMADFDEALDRIVGGLEKKNRVMNPKEKETIAFHEAGHAIVAEHRPLADRVSKVSIIPRGVAALGYTQQTPTEDRYLLKRSELLDRLDVLLGGRIAEQLIFGDVSTGAQNDLQRATDMARQMITQFGMSDQLGLATYENMPNPLFAGTGLMQRERNEYSESTAQMIDAEVRKLLAEASHRVQATLEGQRTKLDALAQLLLEKEVVDRQDLDMFLSAKVTPMPPPKPVANIEESTATGKPDQKTQGT, encoded by the coding sequence ATGGAACCGCGACAGCAACAGTTCTCCCTCTGGTACGTGCTCGTGACCATACTGGCCATGCTTGCAATCCAGACGCTCTTCGTGTCGGGGCATGTCGAGACGATCCCATACAGCGATTTCAAGGTCCTACTGAAGGCTGGCAAGCTCAAGGACGTGGCTATTGGTGAGCAGGCTATCAGCGGAACCTTCTCGACAGAAGGTATCGACAATCTCCTTGCCAAGCAGCAGATCGAGGAAATCCGCCGAGAGGCAAAGGGCGACCACGCCTTCTCCACGCTTCGAGTGGCCGATCCTGAGCTGGTGCAGGAGCTCGAAGCGGCAAAGGTGCGCTTCGTCGGGCAGCCCGACAACAAATGGCTGAGCACGATCCTCTCGTGGGTTGTGCCGGCCGTCATCTTTTTCGGTATCTGGAGCTTTCTCATCAAGCGCGTGGGCGGCGCCGCCGGCAGCATGATGGAAATTGGCAAGAGCAAGGCAAAGGTCTACATGCAAAAGGAGACCGGCGTGACTTTTGCCGACGTGGCTGGAATCGACGAAGCCAAGGAGGAGCTGTCGGAGATTGTTAGCTTCCTGAAAGATCCTCAGCGGTACCAGCGCCTGGGCGGAAAAATTCCCAAGGGCGTGCTGCTGGTTGGGGCCCCGGGCACTGGCAAGACCTTATTGGCAAAGGCCGTGGCAGGCGAAGCCGGCGTGCCATTCTTCAGCATGAGCGGCTCCGACTTCGTCGAGATGTTCGTTGGTGTGGGTGCAGCACGGGTCCGCGATCTCTTTAAGCAAGCCGAAACCAAAGCCCCCTGCATCATCTTCATTGATGAGCTTGACGCACTCGGAAAGACGCGAGCACTGAATGCGGTCGGCGGCAACGAGGAGCGCGAACAAACACTGAACCAGCTTCTGGTCGAGATGGACGGTTTTGATAGCAACAAAGGCGTCATCATCATGGCCGCCACAAACCGACCCGAGATACTGGACCCCGCCCTGCTTCGCCCCGGTCGCTTTGACCGCCACGTCGCACTGGACCGGCCTGACCTCAAGGGACGGGAGCAGATTCTCAAAGTTCACGTCAAGGGCGTTGTCCTCGCTCCTGAGGTCGACCTGACTAAACTCGCCGGACGGACCCCGGGGTTCGCAGGTGCCGATCTTGCCAACTTGGTTAACGAAGCCGCGCTCCTTGCCGCGCGCAAGAGCAAGCAAATGGTCGAGATGGCAGATTTCGACGAGGCGCTTGACCGGATCGTCGGCGGCCTGGAAAAAAAGAACCGCGTGATGAATCCGAAGGAGAAGGAAACTATCGCATTCCACGAGGCAGGACATGCCATCGTCGCGGAGCATCGGCCGCTGGCTGACCGTGTCTCCAAAGTTTCCATCATTCCGCGGGGCGTTGCGGCGTTGGGTTACACGCAACAGACCCCAACCGAGGACCGCTACCTGCTCAAGCGCAGCGAACTGCTTGACCGGCTCGATGTCTTGCTCGGTGGCCGTATTGCGGAACAGCTCATTTTCGGCGACGTATCCACGGGCGCACAGAACGACCTGCAGCGCGCAACCGACATGGCTCGGCAGATGATTACCCAGTTTGGCATGAGCGACCAGCTGGGCCTGGCCACGTACGAGAATATGCCGAACCCGCTCTTTGCTGGGACGGGGCTAATGCAGCGCGAACGCAATGAATACAGCGAGAGCACCGCACAGATGATTGATGCTGAAGTCCGTAAGCTATTGGCAGAAGCAAGTCATCGCGTACAAGCGACGCTGGAAGGACAGCGGACCAAGCTCGATGCTCTGGCCCAATTACTTCTCGAGAAGGAAGTGGTTGACCGCCAAGACCTGGACATGTTTTTGTCAGCGAAGGTGACGCCAATGCCTCCGCCCAAGCCCGTCGCGAATATCGAGGAGTCAACTGCAACGGGGAAACCGGACCAAAAAACGCAAGGCACATAG
- a CDS encoding YqaA family protein, with the protein MLRLSLQSGLLRALTRRADSRAFPLVVAGAALAAELSMSVPFASLLMAAVLLAPRRWVSIATLASLGAAVGALVLYLVFHHLGWNRLFAAYPDVVRSTAWRDATHWLEHYGVVSLSVIAALPVPLTPALMFAAISRLPVAEVIAALWLGKLAKYHVYAWLASRFPDRLVRHGRRHVDTLRAVLGNGTKADGGTTPTRGGRR; encoded by the coding sequence ATGCTACGCCTGAGCCTGCAGTCCGGTCTGCTCCGTGCCCTAACCCGGCGGGCCGACTCGCGCGCGTTCCCACTGGTGGTTGCCGGGGCAGCACTGGCGGCGGAACTGTCGATGTCGGTTCCATTTGCCAGCCTGCTGATGGCCGCAGTCCTGTTGGCGCCGCGCCGCTGGGTGTCCATCGCGACTTTGGCCAGCCTGGGGGCCGCTGTTGGCGCTCTCGTGCTGTACCTCGTCTTTCATCACCTGGGGTGGAACCGGTTGTTCGCTGCCTACCCGGACGTGGTGCGATCCACCGCGTGGCGTGATGCGACCCACTGGCTCGAACACTACGGCGTCGTATCGCTTTCGGTCATTGCCGCATTACCGGTGCCTCTCACCCCCGCTCTCATGTTTGCGGCGATCTCGCGACTTCCGGTCGCAGAGGTCATCGCCGCACTGTGGCTCGGCAAGTTGGCGAAATACCATGTTTACGCCTGGCTCGCCTCGCGATTTCCGGATCGGCTTGTGCGCCACGGCCGGCGCCATGTCGATACGTTGCGGGCAGTGCTCGGCAACGGCACGAAGGCTGACGGTGGCACAACCCCCACGCGGGGAGGGCGTCGGTAG
- the ppk2 gene encoding polyphosphate kinase 2, whose translation MAKGKSKKKTTSSDAEHVTGLSSSQARVDAAKGVQGREDYEAQLHLLQIELVKLQRHFIGCGDRILVLLEGRDAAGKDGSIKRIIEFLSPRETRVVALGKPSDRERTGWYFQRYVPHLPLAEEFVLFNRSWYNRAGVESVMGFCTAEQYDEFMYSVPHFEEMLVNSGIKLLKYYLDISKAEQARRLAERRRDPLKQWKTSPVDAVALKHWDAYTTARNAMLMHTHTAAAPWHIVLADDKRTARLNLIRHILSRLHYAGKKNKLVAPDPEVVFEFSKECLDAKRLAS comes from the coding sequence ATGGCAAAAGGCAAGTCGAAGAAAAAGACCACTTCATCGGACGCCGAACACGTAACTGGCTTATCGTCCAGCCAGGCGCGAGTCGATGCTGCCAAAGGAGTCCAGGGTCGCGAGGACTACGAGGCGCAACTGCACCTGCTGCAAATTGAATTGGTCAAGCTTCAACGGCATTTCATCGGGTGTGGTGACCGCATCCTTGTCCTGCTGGAGGGGCGGGATGCGGCAGGCAAAGACGGCAGCATCAAACGCATTATCGAATTTCTCAGCCCCCGCGAGACGAGGGTGGTAGCGCTGGGTAAGCCGTCAGATCGCGAGCGCACCGGCTGGTATTTCCAGCGCTACGTGCCCCATCTTCCTCTCGCCGAAGAGTTTGTCCTCTTCAACCGCAGCTGGTACAACCGGGCAGGCGTTGAGAGCGTGATGGGCTTCTGCACTGCTGAGCAGTATGACGAGTTCATGTACTCCGTGCCCCACTTCGAGGAAATGCTCGTCAATTCCGGTATCAAGCTGCTTAAGTACTACCTCGACATCAGCAAAGCCGAGCAAGCTCGCCGACTTGCCGAGCGGCGCCGCGATCCGCTCAAGCAGTGGAAGACGAGCCCGGTCGACGCCGTGGCGTTGAAGCATTGGGATGCCTATACGACGGCACGCAACGCCATGCTGATGCATACGCACACGGCTGCCGCGCCATGGCACATCGTGCTCGCCGACGACAAGCGCACGGCCAGGCTCAACTTGATTCGTCACATCCTGTCGCGGCTGCACTACGCGGGCAAGAAGAACAAGCTGGTCGCTCCCGATCCTGAGGTCGTGTTCGAATTTTCGAAGGAGTGCCTCGATGCGAAACGTCTCGCATCCTGA
- a CDS encoding TPM domain-containing protein, whose translation MENIKRILSHLLTTHWRVRRAFPRKAMRAIGQAIAQSESSHVGHLCFAVEGALSFSALWKGVTARERALEVFSQLRVWDTEQNNGVLIYLLLADRSVEIVADRGIHARVGAQGWQAICSQMEAACRRAEYERGVIDGIRSITLRLTQHFPARDRREQRLPGKPVIL comes from the coding sequence ATGGAAAACATCAAGCGAATTCTTTCCCATCTACTGACGACGCACTGGCGCGTCAGGCGAGCGTTCCCGCGCAAGGCGATGCGGGCCATCGGGCAAGCGATCGCTCAAAGCGAGTCGTCCCATGTCGGGCATCTGTGCTTTGCCGTGGAAGGCGCGTTGAGCTTCTCTGCGCTATGGAAGGGGGTGACGGCGCGGGAACGGGCTCTTGAAGTCTTTTCGCAACTGCGTGTGTGGGACACAGAGCAGAACAACGGCGTCCTGATTTATCTATTGCTGGCGGACCGCAGTGTCGAGATCGTTGCCGACCGTGGCATTCACGCGCGGGTTGGTGCTCAAGGATGGCAGGCGATCTGCAGCCAGATGGAAGCCGCGTGTCGGCGCGCCGAATATGAGCGCGGTGTGATCGACGGGATACGATCCATCACGCTGCGCCTGACGCAGCATTTCCCGGCGCGCGACCGGCGCGAGCAGAGGTTGCCCGGCAAGCCGGTCATCCTGTGA
- a CDS encoding TPM domain-containing protein, translated as MNLLKIARGLLVAAAALVSFGAVAEVAVPPLTARVTDQTGTLTPGQLAELEQTLQAFENKKGVQIAVLIVPSTLPEAIEQYSLRVVEQWKLGRKRVDDGALLIIAKDDRTLRIEVGYGLEGVLTDATSKRIISEVISPRFKTGDFYGGVKDGVQSMQAVIEGEALPPPSRSTRDGGVSVRSYMPVILVLTLVFGGALRDFLGRFPGAVAAGGAVALVAWLLSGAIFVAFTAGVIALIYTLLGPGMVGHGGSWSTGSRSGRGGFGGGSGGFGGGSGGFGGGGGGFGGGGASGKW; from the coding sequence GTGAACCTCCTCAAAATCGCGCGTGGCTTGCTTGTGGCAGCGGCTGCGCTCGTCTCTTTTGGGGCGGTTGCCGAAGTTGCCGTGCCACCCTTGACGGCGCGGGTGACTGACCAGACCGGCACACTCACGCCTGGGCAACTAGCAGAGCTAGAACAGACGCTGCAAGCCTTCGAAAACAAAAAGGGCGTGCAGATCGCTGTACTGATCGTGCCCAGCACACTGCCCGAAGCCATCGAACAGTATTCGCTGCGCGTGGTCGAGCAATGGAAGTTGGGGCGAAAGCGCGTCGACGACGGCGCACTGCTGATCATCGCTAAAGACGACCGCACACTTCGCATTGAAGTCGGGTACGGGTTGGAAGGTGTCCTAACCGATGCGACAAGCAAGCGCATCATTAGCGAAGTCATCTCGCCGCGGTTCAAGACTGGCGATTTTTATGGCGGCGTGAAAGACGGTGTTCAGAGTATGCAAGCCGTGATTGAGGGTGAAGCACTGCCGCCCCCCTCACGGTCGACGCGCGACGGAGGCGTATCCGTTCGGTCCTATATGCCTGTCATTCTGGTGTTGACGTTGGTGTTTGGCGGCGCGCTGCGAGACTTCCTTGGCCGTTTTCCGGGGGCGGTTGCAGCGGGCGGCGCCGTCGCCCTAGTCGCTTGGTTGCTTTCGGGCGCCATTTTTGTCGCGTTTACGGCGGGAGTGATCGCGCTCATCTATACGCTATTGGGTCCGGGCATGGTTGGGCACGGAGGCTCTTGGTCTACAGGCTCACGCTCGGGCCGCGGGGGATTCGGCGGTGGCAGCGGCGGTTTCGGCGGTGGCAGCGGCGGTTTCGGTGGAGGCGGCGGTGGTTTCGGTGGTGGTGGTGCCTCGGGAAAATGGTGA
- a CDS encoding LemA family protein produces MRAAWSVVVAVILAISLSGCGYNTIQAQDEQVKAGWSEVVNQYQRRADLVPNLVNTVKGYASHEKEVLTEVTEARARVGAIQASPALLNDPQAFARFQSAQQQLTGSLSRLLAVSENYPQLKADAGFRDLQAQLEGTENRITIARNRYIQSVQSYNVTVRSFPSNLTAKAFGYQEKPNFTVANETAIAKPPQVEFGSPSASAPGSSK; encoded by the coding sequence ATGCGAGCAGCATGGTCAGTCGTTGTTGCGGTAATTTTGGCAATCAGCCTCTCGGGGTGCGGCTATAACACCATTCAAGCGCAGGATGAACAGGTCAAGGCAGGCTGGTCTGAAGTCGTGAACCAATACCAGCGGCGCGCCGACCTGGTACCGAACCTGGTCAACACGGTCAAGGGTTACGCAAGTCATGAGAAAGAGGTGTTGACGGAGGTGACTGAGGCTCGCGCGCGTGTCGGCGCCATCCAAGCCTCGCCTGCGTTGCTCAATGATCCGCAGGCGTTTGCCCGATTCCAGTCGGCGCAGCAGCAGTTGACCGGATCGCTGTCCCGACTCCTTGCCGTGTCGGAGAACTACCCGCAGTTGAAGGCAGATGCTGGGTTTCGCGATCTGCAAGCACAGCTTGAGGGGACCGAGAACCGGATCACCATTGCACGAAATCGGTACATCCAATCGGTACAGAGCTACAACGTGACCGTGCGCTCATTTCCATCGAATCTGACCGCGAAGGCCTTCGGCTATCAGGAGAAGCCCAATTTCACCGTTGCCAACGAGACGGCCATTGCCAAGCCGCCCCAGGTGGAATTCGGTTCGCCGTCCGCCAGTGCGCCGGGGAGCTCCAAGTGA
- a CDS encoding methionine adenosyltransferase, translated as MRTVGEIALSISTTSTLEATQTEIAEHKGFGHPDSLCDGAVEAAACALSRAYLQAYGAIQHFNLDKALLIGGISQPRFGGGKVLRPARLIVCGPVTELPSASATSLVEQSIREYLVATLGKAGNDIGIELVLRPSAPNLQRVIQQAALPLANDTSFGVGYAPRSRLEDTVLCAARVLRSNEFRSAFDAAGADFKIMGHRLGAHFGLTVALALVDRDVGSIEDYFTLKGRLAAYLAGCLPTACHIGINTLDDPATLDESGIYLTVTGLSAEHGDDGEVGRGNRVNGLITPYRPMSLEAAAGKNPAAHVGKLYNVLAHRLAASIHADIEGVDEVTVRLLSAIGHPVDQPQLVAIDLAAAGGFSAARQRQVRELTAQHLAALPALIRELATGAIAVF; from the coding sequence ATGCGGACTGTCGGCGAAATTGCACTCTCCATCTCGACCACGTCGACGCTGGAAGCCACACAAACCGAAATTGCCGAGCACAAGGGCTTCGGCCATCCGGACAGCCTGTGCGATGGCGCCGTCGAGGCGGCAGCCTGCGCCCTATCCCGAGCCTATCTGCAAGCATACGGAGCGATTCAGCACTTCAACCTGGATAAGGCGCTGTTAATCGGAGGCATCAGCCAGCCACGGTTCGGCGGCGGCAAAGTTCTGCGTCCCGCGCGGCTGATCGTCTGCGGCCCCGTGACCGAGTTGCCGTCGGCTTCGGCCACGTCACTCGTCGAGCAATCCATCCGCGAATACCTGGTGGCAACCTTGGGAAAGGCAGGCAATGACATCGGCATCGAGCTTGTTTTGAGGCCTTCGGCGCCGAATCTTCAGCGTGTTATCCAGCAGGCGGCGCTTCCGCTGGCCAACGACACCTCCTTCGGCGTCGGGTACGCACCCCGCTCCCGACTCGAAGACACGGTCCTTTGCGCTGCGCGCGTCCTGCGCTCCAACGAATTTCGCAGCGCCTTTGATGCGGCTGGGGCGGATTTTAAGATCATGGGGCACCGGCTGGGCGCGCACTTCGGCCTTACCGTGGCGCTCGCACTCGTCGACCGAGACGTGGGAAGTATTGAAGACTATTTCACACTCAAGGGCCGATTGGCAGCGTACCTGGCTGGGTGTCTGCCGACGGCGTGCCATATCGGGATCAACACCCTGGATGACCCAGCTACGCTTGACGAGAGCGGAATTTACCTGACCGTGACCGGGTTAAGTGCGGAGCACGGCGACGATGGCGAGGTCGGCCGCGGCAATCGCGTCAACGGCTTGATCACGCCGTACCGCCCGATGTCATTGGAAGCGGCAGCGGGAAAGAATCCGGCCGCGCATGTCGGCAAGCTCTACAACGTGCTGGCACATCGATTGGCGGCGAGCATTCATGCCGACATCGAAGGCGTGGATGAAGTGACGGTCAGGCTGCTCTCGGCAATCGGCCACCCGGTCGACCAGCCTCAGTTGGTGGCGATCGACCTTGCAGCGGCGGGTGGGTTCTCCGCTGCGCGGCAGCGGCAAGTTCGCGAGCTGACCGCGCAGCATTTGGCGGCGCTTCCAGCGCTGATACGGGAGTTGGCCACGGGTGCCATCGCCGTCTTTTAG